The following proteins are co-located in the Micromonospora coriariae genome:
- the gatC gene encoding Asp-tRNA(Asn)/Glu-tRNA(Gln) amidotransferase subunit GatC yields MAAISREEVAHLARLSRLAVTEEELDMFAGQLDVILQAVAQVGEVAAADIPPTSHSVPLTNIFREDVVTPCLTPQEVLSGAPDVEDQRFRVPRILTEDVAS; encoded by the coding sequence ATGGCCGCCATCTCCCGCGAGGAGGTCGCGCACCTGGCGCGCCTGTCGCGGCTCGCCGTCACCGAGGAGGAGCTGGACATGTTCGCCGGCCAGCTCGACGTGATCCTCCAGGCGGTCGCCCAGGTCGGCGAGGTCGCCGCGGCGGACATCCCGCCGACCTCGCACTCGGTGCCGCTGACCAACATCTTCCGCGAGGACGTGGTCACGCCGTGTCTGACGCCGCAGGAGGTGCTGTCGGGCGCACCCGACGTCGAGGACCAGCGGTTCCGCGTACCGCGGATCCTGACCGAGGATGTGGCCTCATGA